The Nocardia higoensis genome has a segment encoding these proteins:
- a CDS encoding SWIM zinc finger family protein: MSRGVSARTKRGGFGRTWWGKAFIDAVEAMSEPGRLARGRSYARAGNVIDYRIDIGIVVAEVQGSQPRPFTAEFTVRRLREEEIELLVETIRAAPGTLADIASGVLPAALGPHLLPTTAADLDFSCTCPDPGWPCKHAAAVCYLLAERLDEAPREILTLRGLDLDALIARLERTPDPGEDDTADLTDPYGDQRELPAPPRIEFRSAIDDLDPVLLRKALRMVSEDETNATTALKELRTLYAALERS; the protein is encoded by the coding sequence GTGAGCCGCGGCGTCAGCGCGCGCACCAAGCGCGGCGGATTCGGGCGCACCTGGTGGGGCAAGGCGTTCATCGACGCGGTCGAGGCCATGTCCGAACCGGGCAGGCTCGCTCGCGGTCGCAGCTACGCCCGCGCGGGCAATGTGATCGACTACCGCATCGACATCGGCATCGTCGTCGCCGAAGTGCAGGGCAGCCAGCCGCGTCCGTTCACCGCCGAATTCACCGTCCGCCGCCTGCGTGAGGAAGAGATCGAACTACTCGTCGAGACCATCCGCGCGGCACCGGGCACGCTCGCCGATATCGCCTCCGGCGTCCTGCCCGCCGCCCTCGGCCCGCACCTGCTCCCCACCACTGCCGCCGACCTGGACTTCTCCTGCACCTGCCCCGACCCCGGCTGGCCGTGCAAGCACGCCGCCGCCGTCTGCTACCTGCTCGCCGAACGCCTCGACGAAGCGCCGCGGGAAATACTCACGTTGCGCGGCCTGGATCTCGACGCTCTCATCGCCCGGCTCGAACGCACCCCCGATCCCGGCGAGGACGACACCGCCGACCTGACCGACCCTTACGGTGACCAGCGCGAATTGCCTGCCCCGCCCCGCATCGAGTTCCGTTCGGCCATAGACGATCTCGATCCCGTGCTGTTGCGTAAGGCGTTGCGGATGGTGTCCGAAGACGAGACGAACGCGACGACGGCGCTGAAGGAGTTGCGGACTCTCTACGCAGCGCTCGAGCGGTCCTGA
- a CDS encoding DEAD/DEAH box helicase has translation MLHGLWSPGSGLVLWTEGDVPAELPEPLGSLLRGSRWRHRAPALVPGPDGPVAGRVRAHALVPHAAAAALRQRLPVGLVSGDLRFLARVTDGLDRWVRAGRVVPDLDRADGQWWVRWRLVGGERQRAWLAELAVTMPAALRVAGRPAEVLDDLVRELTDPIARRYLADIPVTHPLVRGLIADEPLDSGSHQLAEVLRRWRASLTVDEPELVLRLLEPDGLGSGTDEDSEAQDASVSSGEDDIALWRLEVCLRTEESAPAPVPIDAEPRLLRTALEKLGEAQRVYPRLRDLPSDPYSLDLLLPTEVVADLVAHGAIALREAGVRLLLPRAWNIAEPSMRLRVTSGAPAAESTVGMRGLLSFRWELAVGDKVLTRAEMGKLIRAKSDLVQLRGEWVQADHKALAAAARYVAAHLDDSPVTLADMLGHIAATRVDKVPLTEVTATGWAGELFEREGDREPVPPPAGLKARLRPYQQRGLTWLVAMSRLNCGAVLADDMGLGKTVQVLALLAHERETGEAGGPTLLVCPMSVVGNWQREAARFTPGLRVLVHHGKDRRHGLDLEEAVADADLVLITYAILARDVLELSALKWDRVVLDEAQHIKNAATAQARAARAVPARHRLALTGTPVENRLEELRSIMDFAMPKLLGTPQTFRARFAVPIEREQDQNALSRLRLVTGPFVLRRLKTDPAVIGDLPDKLEMTVRANLTVEQAALYQAVVDDMLDKIRNAKGMARKGAVLAALTNLKQVCNHPAHYLRDHSPVLRRGRHRSGKLALVEDVLDTVIAEGEKALLFTQFREFGELLVPYLTERFGTAIPFLHGGVDKNNRDAMVERFQSESGPPLMLLSLKAGGTGLNLTAANHVVHLDRWWNPAVENQATDRAYRIGQRRDVQVRKLVCVDTIEERIDEMITGKSRLADLAVGAGENWITELGTDELRELFTLGAEAVGE, from the coding sequence ATGCTGCACGGACTGTGGTCACCGGGGTCGGGCCTGGTGCTGTGGACCGAGGGGGACGTGCCCGCGGAGTTGCCCGAGCCGCTGGGTTCGCTGCTGCGCGGGTCGCGGTGGCGGCATCGCGCGCCCGCCCTCGTGCCCGGACCGGACGGGCCGGTAGCCGGTCGGGTGCGGGCGCACGCGCTCGTGCCACACGCGGCGGCGGCGGCATTGCGGCAGCGTTTGCCGGTCGGACTGGTGTCGGGCGACCTGCGGTTCCTCGCGCGGGTCACCGACGGCCTGGACCGTTGGGTGCGGGCCGGACGCGTCGTACCGGATCTGGATCGGGCCGACGGCCAGTGGTGGGTGCGCTGGCGGCTGGTCGGCGGGGAACGCCAGCGGGCGTGGCTGGCCGAGCTCGCGGTGACGATGCCCGCCGCTCTCCGGGTCGCGGGCAGGCCCGCCGAGGTGCTCGACGATCTTGTTCGCGAGCTGACCGACCCCATCGCCCGGCGGTACCTCGCCGACATCCCGGTCACCCATCCGCTGGTGCGGGGGCTGATCGCCGACGAGCCGCTCGACTCCGGTAGTCATCAGCTCGCGGAGGTGCTGCGGCGCTGGCGTGCGTCGCTGACCGTCGACGAACCGGAACTGGTCCTGCGGCTGCTCGAACCGGACGGCCTGGGCAGCGGAACCGACGAGGACTCCGAGGCGCAGGACGCTTCCGTCTCGTCCGGGGAGGACGACATCGCGCTGTGGCGGCTCGAAGTCTGCCTGCGCACCGAGGAGTCCGCGCCCGCGCCGGTGCCGATCGATGCCGAACCTCGGCTGCTGCGTACCGCGCTGGAGAAACTCGGCGAGGCGCAGCGCGTCTATCCGCGCCTGCGCGATCTGCCGTCCGACCCGTACTCGCTGGACCTGTTGCTGCCCACCGAAGTCGTCGCCGACCTGGTCGCCCATGGCGCGATCGCGCTGCGCGAGGCGGGGGTGCGGCTGTTGCTTCCGCGTGCGTGGAACATCGCCGAGCCGAGCATGCGTCTGCGCGTGACCAGCGGCGCGCCGGCCGCCGAGAGCACCGTCGGTATGCGCGGACTGCTGTCGTTCCGCTGGGAGCTGGCCGTCGGCGACAAGGTGCTCACTCGCGCGGAGATGGGGAAGCTGATCCGGGCGAAATCCGATCTGGTCCAGTTGCGCGGTGAATGGGTGCAGGCCGACCACAAGGCGCTCGCCGCCGCGGCCCGCTATGTGGCCGCACACCTGGACGATTCGCCGGTCACCCTGGCCGACATGCTCGGCCATATCGCCGCCACCCGCGTGGACAAAGTGCCGCTCACCGAGGTCACCGCCACCGGATGGGCCGGAGAACTGTTCGAGCGGGAAGGCGACCGTGAACCGGTTCCGCCGCCCGCCGGGCTGAAAGCGCGGCTGCGCCCCTATCAGCAGCGCGGCCTGACCTGGCTGGTGGCCATGAGCCGGTTGAACTGCGGCGCTGTCCTGGCCGACGACATGGGCCTGGGCAAGACCGTCCAGGTGCTGGCCCTGCTCGCGCACGAACGCGAGACCGGCGAGGCGGGGGGTCCCACCCTGCTGGTGTGCCCGATGTCGGTGGTCGGGAACTGGCAGCGTGAGGCCGCGCGCTTCACCCCCGGTCTGCGGGTGCTCGTCCATCACGGCAAGGACCGCAGGCACGGCCTCGATCTGGAGGAAGCCGTCGCCGACGCCGATCTGGTGCTCATCACCTACGCGATCCTGGCCAGGGATGTGCTCGAACTGTCCGCTCTGAAGTGGGATCGTGTGGTCCTCGACGAGGCTCAGCACATCAAGAACGCGGCAACCGCCCAGGCGCGCGCCGCCCGCGCCGTGCCCGCCCGGCATCGCCTGGCGCTCACCGGCACCCCGGTCGAGAACCGGCTCGAGGAGTTGCGCTCGATCATGGATTTCGCGATGCCGAAGCTGCTGGGCACCCCGCAGACCTTCCGCGCCAGGTTCGCGGTGCCGATCGAACGCGAACAGGATCAGAACGCGCTGTCGCGGCTGCGTCTGGTGACCGGCCCGTTCGTGCTGCGCAGGCTCAAGACCGACCCGGCCGTCATCGGCGACCTGCCCGACAAGCTGGAGATGACGGTGCGCGCCAACCTGACCGTCGAGCAGGCGGCGCTGTATCAGGCGGTCGTCGACGATATGCTCGACAAGATCAGGAATGCCAAGGGGATGGCGCGCAAGGGCGCGGTGCTCGCGGCGCTCACCAATCTCAAACAGGTGTGCAACCATCCCGCGCACTATCTGCGCGACCATTCGCCGGTGCTGCGGCGCGGCAGGCACCGCTCCGGCAAGCTCGCGCTGGTCGAGGACGTGCTGGACACGGTGATCGCCGAGGGCGAGAAAGCCCTGCTGTTCACCCAGTTCCGCGAGTTCGGCGAGCTGCTCGTCCCCTACCTCACCGAGCGGTTCGGCACCGCCATCCCGTTCCTGCACGGCGGGGTCGACAAGAACAACCGCGACGCGATGGTGGAGCGCTTCCAATCCGAGAGCGGCCCGCCGCTGATGCTGTTGTCGCTCAAGGCCGGCGGCACCGGCCTGAATCTGACCGCGGCCAATCATGTGGTGCATCTGGACCGTTGGTGGAATCCGGCAGTCGAGAACCAGGCCACCGACCGCGCCTACCGCATCGGCCAGCGCCGTGACGTGCAGGTCCGCAAGCTGGTGTGCGTCGACACCATCGAGGAGCGGATCGACGAGATGATCACCGGCAAGAGCAGACTGGCCGATCTCGCCGTCGGCGCGGGGGAGAACTGGATCACCGAACTGGGCACCGACGAGCTACGGGAATTGTTCACGCTGGGAGCGGAGGCGGTGGGCGAATGA
- the icmF gene encoding fused isobutyryl-CoA mutase/GTPase IcmF: MADSSTLHQPVNPVRFVTSAALFDGHDAAINIMRRILQAQGAEVIHLGHNRAVHEVVAAAIEEDVQGVAVSSYQGGHVEYFEYLATALREAGAGHVRIFGGGGGVIVPEEIERLAESGVRIFSPEDGQRLGLPGMINQLIADCDVDLSERPPAVDAVLAGDRTALARAITCLQQDALPAADRQALLAAAAGRTVPVLGITGTGGSGKSSLTDELVRRLCTDQQDKLRVAILAVDPTRRRGGGALLGDRIRMNSLDGDHLFFRSLATRGGHELPHDIDSIIAVCKAAGYDLIVLETPGIGQGDAAIVDHVDVPMYVMTPEFGAASQLEKIDMLDFAEVVAINKFERRGGADAVRDVSRQLVRNREAFGSSPEDMPVFGTSAATFNDDGVTALYQHLIGLLAARGLPVAEGVLPRVDTRVSTRFAQIIPTSRVRYLAEIADTVRGYHARTAEQVSAAQRVQRLELVAAELPEDTSVAELLDSARANLDADNAALLAEWPALAESYRGEEQVVRVRDREIHTTLRRTSLSGSSIPRVALPRFTDQGELLRFLRAENLPGHFPFTAGVFPFKRDNEDPARMFAGEGDPFRTNRRFKVLSEHSDAKRLSTAFDSVTLYGRDPDERPDIYGKVGTSGVSIATIEDMKALYDGFDLTAPTTSVSMTINGPAPTILAFFLNTAIDQALDRFCADAGREPTEQEAAEIRARTLSTVRGTVQADILKEDQGQNTCIFSTEFSLRMMADIQEWFVRNKVRNFYSVSISGYHIAEAGANPISQLAFTLANGFTYVESYLARGMHIDDFAPNLSFFFSNGMDPEYSVIGRVARRIWAIALRDKYGAAERSQKLKYHVQTSGRSLHAQEMNFNDIRTTLQALIAIYDNCNSLHTNAYDEAVTTPTEDSVRRALAIQLIINSEWGLAMNENPLQGAFIIDELTDLVEEAVLVEFERISERGGVLGAMETGYQRGKIQDESMLYEHRKHDGSLPIIGVNTFRNERAEPERTIELARATEQEKKSQLDRVRGFQDSHREQARDALARLEAVARTDENIFEVLMDAARVCSLEQVTDAFFTVGGQYRRNV; this comes from the coding sequence GGGCGTCGCGGTCAGCTCCTACCAGGGCGGACACGTCGAGTACTTCGAGTATCTGGCGACGGCGCTGCGGGAGGCGGGTGCCGGACACGTGCGGATCTTCGGCGGTGGGGGCGGCGTGATCGTGCCCGAGGAGATCGAGCGGCTCGCCGAATCCGGCGTGCGGATCTTCTCCCCCGAGGACGGTCAGCGGCTGGGTCTGCCCGGCATGATCAACCAACTGATCGCCGACTGCGATGTCGACCTGTCCGAGCGGCCGCCCGCGGTGGACGCGGTCCTGGCCGGTGACCGGACGGCCCTGGCGCGCGCCATCACCTGCCTGCAACAGGACGCGCTGCCCGCGGCCGATCGGCAGGCACTGCTGGCGGCCGCCGCGGGCAGGACCGTCCCCGTGCTCGGCATCACCGGCACCGGCGGGTCCGGAAAGTCCTCGCTGACCGACGAATTGGTGCGCAGGCTGTGCACCGACCAGCAGGACAAGCTGCGGGTGGCGATCCTGGCCGTCGACCCGACCCGCCGTCGCGGCGGCGGGGCGCTGCTCGGCGACCGCATCAGGATGAACTCCCTCGACGGCGACCACCTGTTCTTCCGCTCGCTGGCCACCCGCGGCGGGCACGAACTCCCGCACGACATCGACAGCATCATCGCGGTGTGCAAGGCCGCCGGATACGACCTGATCGTGCTGGAGACCCCCGGGATCGGCCAAGGAGACGCGGCCATCGTCGATCACGTGGACGTGCCGATGTATGTCATGACGCCGGAATTCGGCGCGGCTTCCCAGCTCGAGAAGATCGACATGCTCGATTTCGCCGAAGTGGTGGCGATCAACAAGTTCGAGCGCCGCGGTGGCGCCGACGCGGTGCGCGATGTCTCCCGCCAGCTGGTGCGCAACCGGGAGGCCTTCGGTTCCTCGCCCGAGGACATGCCGGTGTTCGGCACCAGTGCGGCCACGTTCAACGACGACGGCGTGACCGCGCTGTACCAGCACCTGATCGGGTTGCTCGCCGCGCGTGGGCTGCCGGTGGCCGAGGGCGTGCTGCCGCGGGTGGACACCCGGGTGTCCACCCGCTTCGCTCAGATCATCCCCACCTCGCGGGTGCGCTACCTGGCCGAGATCGCCGACACCGTGCGCGGCTACCACGCCCGCACCGCCGAACAGGTGAGCGCGGCGCAGCGGGTGCAGCGCCTGGAACTGGTCGCCGCCGAGCTGCCCGAGGACACCTCGGTCGCCGAACTGCTCGACTCCGCGCGGGCGAACCTCGATGCCGACAACGCCGCCCTGCTCGCCGAGTGGCCCGCCCTGGCCGAGAGCTACCGCGGCGAGGAACAGGTGGTGCGGGTGCGCGATCGCGAGATCCACACCACCCTGCGCCGTACCTCGTTGTCGGGCAGCAGCATTCCCCGCGTCGCGCTGCCGCGCTTCACCGATCAGGGTGAGCTGCTGAGATTCTTGCGCGCGGAGAACCTGCCCGGCCACTTTCCGTTCACCGCCGGGGTGTTCCCGTTCAAGCGCGACAACGAGGACCCCGCCCGCATGTTCGCCGGTGAAGGCGACCCGTTCCGCACCAACCGCCGGTTCAAGGTGCTCTCCGAGCATTCCGACGCCAAGCGCCTGTCGACCGCCTTCGACTCGGTCACTCTGTACGGCCGCGACCCCGACGAGCGCCCCGACATCTACGGCAAGGTCGGCACCTCCGGCGTCTCCATCGCCACCATCGAGGACATGAAGGCGCTCTACGACGGTTTCGACCTCACCGCGCCGACCACCTCGGTGTCGATGACCATCAACGGCCCCGCACCCACCATCCTGGCCTTCTTCCTCAACACCGCCATCGACCAGGCGCTGGACCGGTTCTGCGCCGACGCGGGCCGCGAGCCCACCGAGCAGGAGGCCGCCGAGATCAGGGCGCGCACGCTGTCGACCGTGCGCGGCACGGTGCAGGCCGACATCCTCAAGGAGGATCAGGGGCAGAACACCTGCATCTTCTCCACCGAGTTCAGCTTGCGCATGATGGCCGACATCCAGGAATGGTTCGTGCGCAACAAGGTCCGCAACTTCTACTCGGTGTCGATCTCGGGCTATCACATCGCCGAGGCGGGTGCGAACCCCATCAGCCAGCTGGCCTTCACCCTCGCCAACGGCTTCACCTACGTCGAGTCCTATCTCGCGCGCGGAATGCACATCGACGATTTCGCACCGAACCTGTCGTTCTTCTTCTCCAACGGCATGGACCCGGAGTACTCGGTGATCGGGCGAGTGGCCCGCCGCATCTGGGCGATCGCGCTGCGCGACAAATACGGCGCGGCCGAGCGCTCGCAGAAACTCAAGTACCACGTGCAGACCTCGGGTCGCTCGCTGCACGCCCAGGAGATGAACTTCAACGACATCCGCACCACCCTGCAAGCACTGATCGCCATCTACGACAACTGCAACAGCCTGCACACCAACGCCTACGACGAGGCCGTCACCACCCCCACCGAGGATTCGGTGCGCCGCGCGCTGGCCATCCAGCTGATCATCAACTCCGAATGGGGCCTGGCGATGAACGAGAACCCGCTGCAAGGCGCGTTCATCATCGATGAGCTCACCGACCTGGTCGAGGAGGCCGTGCTGGTCGAGTTCGAGCGGATCAGCGAACGCGGCGGCGTGCTCGGCGCGATGGAGACCGGCTACCAGCGCGGCAAGATCCAGGACGAGTCCATGCTCTACGAGCACCGCAAGCACGACGGCTCGCTGCCGATCATCGGTGTGAACACCTTCCGCAACGAGCGCGCCGAGCCCGAGCGCACCATCGAACTGGCCCGCGCCACCGAGCAGGAGAAGAAGTCCCAACTCGACCGGGTGCGCGGGTTCCAGGACAGCCATCGCGAGCAGGCGCGCGACGCGCTGGCCCGGCTCGAGGCCGTCGCCCGCACCGACGAGAACATCTTCGAGGTCCTCATGGATGCCGCCCGGGTGTGCTCGCTCGAGCAGGTCACCGACGCGTTCTTCACCGTCGGCGGGCAGTATCGGCGCAATGTGTGA
- a CDS encoding flavin-containing monooxygenase — MPTPSPDAYDHEIIVVGAGFSGIGAAIKLRQAGFEDFLVVDDADGVGGTWHWNTYPGVAVDIPSFSYQFSFAQRDDWSRVYAPGRELKAYAEWCVDTYRLRPNIRFSTTVTAAEFDEQRHVWVLHTADGSPLRARFVISGTGALTRPKLPDIPGVADFGGATMHTARWDHRQDLRGKRVAVIGTGASAVQVIPEIAPKVAHLTVFQRTPIWCLPRPDLPLPAPLRLALRMPGGKALTRLASQTYVELTFPISAHYHDTVPTTAVAERLARAHLRRQVHDPVVRDKLTPRYTLGCKRPSFSNDYLATYNRPNVTLDTDPIAEITPTGIRTHTGTDHPADVLILATGFKVMEAGEMPTYRLRGVGGRDLEQWWNENRLQAYEGVSVPGFPNFFTVIGPYGYNGSSYFALIENQVRHILRCLRHARDHDATSIEVTAEANDRFFREMLARRGGQVFWQEGCATANSYYFDKHGDVPLRPSTTIEAAWRSGHFDLNDYRLAWAG; from the coding sequence ATGCCGACGCCATCACCTGACGCCTACGACCACGAGATCATCGTCGTCGGCGCGGGGTTCTCCGGTATCGGCGCCGCGATCAAGTTGCGGCAGGCCGGATTCGAGGACTTCCTCGTCGTCGACGACGCGGACGGCGTCGGCGGCACCTGGCACTGGAACACCTATCCCGGCGTGGCGGTGGACATCCCGTCGTTCAGCTACCAGTTCTCCTTCGCCCAGCGCGACGACTGGTCGCGGGTGTATGCGCCGGGACGCGAACTGAAGGCCTATGCCGAATGGTGCGTCGACACCTACCGGTTGCGGCCCAACATCCGTTTCTCCACCACTGTCACCGCCGCCGAGTTCGATGAACAGCGCCACGTCTGGGTGCTGCACACCGCCGACGGCTCCCCGCTGCGCGCGCGTTTCGTCATCAGCGGCACCGGCGCGCTCACCCGCCCCAAGCTGCCCGACATTCCCGGCGTCGCCGATTTCGGCGGCGCGACCATGCACACCGCGCGCTGGGACCATCGTCAGGATCTGCGCGGCAAGCGCGTCGCCGTCATCGGCACCGGCGCCTCGGCGGTTCAGGTCATCCCCGAGATCGCCCCGAAGGTCGCGCATCTGACCGTCTTCCAGCGCACCCCCATCTGGTGTCTGCCCCGCCCCGACCTCCCGCTGCCCGCTCCCCTTCGGCTGGCCCTGCGGATGCCCGGCGGCAAAGCGCTGACCCGCCTGGCCAGCCAGACCTACGTCGAACTGACGTTCCCCATCTCCGCGCACTACCACGACACCGTTCCCACCACCGCCGTCGCCGAACGGCTCGCCCGCGCCCACCTGCGCCGCCAGGTCCACGACCCGGTGGTACGCGACAAGCTCACCCCGCGCTACACCCTCGGCTGCAAACGCCCGAGCTTCTCCAACGACTATCTGGCCACGTACAACCGCCCGAACGTCACCCTCGACACCGATCCGATCGCCGAGATCACCCCCACCGGCATCCGCACCCACACAGGCACCGATCACCCCGCCGACGTCCTCATCCTGGCCACCGGCTTCAAGGTGATGGAGGCAGGTGAGATGCCCACCTACCGGCTGCGCGGCGTCGGCGGCCGTGACCTCGAACAATGGTGGAACGAGAACCGTCTGCAAGCGTATGAAGGCGTCAGCGTGCCCGGCTTCCCCAACTTCTTCACCGTCATCGGCCCCTACGGCTACAACGGCTCGTCCTACTTCGCCCTCATCGAGAACCAGGTCCGCCACATCCTGCGCTGCCTGCGCCACGCCCGCGACCACGACGCCACCTCGATCGAGGTCACCGCCGAGGCCAACGACCGCTTCTTCCGAGAGATGCTCGCCCGGCGCGGCGGGCAGGTGTTCTGGCAAGAGGGGTGCGCCACGGCCAACAGTTATTACTTCGACAAGCACGGTGATGTGCCGCTGCGGCCGTCGACGACGATCGAAGCGGCGTGGCGCAGCGGGCATTTCGACCTGAACGACTACCGGCTCGCGTGGGCCGGATGA
- a CDS encoding amidohydrolase family protein, which yields MNPGDLRVIDAHIHQWDPLGTPRGFSTTARLLKYVPLPISLAVRLASVRDREFVGDPTAYLNPYLPADYRADATGVPVEGVVHIEVEWHGKGVTGKAEETRWVAGLPFGVDTPPLAGIVGSADPAAPGFADLLDAHQSASPLLRGIRTMVAHHPDPDVRVYTHDPSALTSRAFLHGFGELAERGLVFEAWVYSHQLPQVTALAARYPEVTIVLNHLATPAGAFGGVGRETGHTPERRHELLQRWRDDIAELAAHPQVVAKVSGLAMPILGHPVPRRGHTTTAPVLVDRIRPLVTHALDCFGPDRLIWGSNFPVDKAITTIADSVAAVSTAITEHGGDGGVLAKTFHDNAARVYRIEPPS from the coding sequence ATGAACCCCGGCGATCTGCGTGTCATCGACGCACACATCCACCAGTGGGATCCGCTGGGGACCCCGCGGGGCTTCAGCACCACCGCCCGGCTGCTGAAGTACGTGCCGCTGCCGATCTCGCTGGCCGTGCGCTTGGCGAGCGTGCGGGACCGGGAGTTCGTCGGCGACCCGACCGCGTACCTGAACCCCTATCTGCCCGCCGACTATCGCGCCGACGCCACCGGTGTGCCGGTCGAGGGCGTCGTGCACATCGAGGTGGAGTGGCACGGCAAGGGGGTGACCGGCAAGGCCGAGGAGACCCGATGGGTGGCCGGCCTGCCTTTCGGTGTCGACACCCCGCCGCTGGCCGGGATCGTCGGTTCCGCCGATCCGGCCGCTCCCGGTTTCGCCGACCTGCTCGACGCCCACCAGAGCGCCTCGCCGCTGCTGCGGGGCATCCGCACGATGGTCGCCCACCATCCCGACCCGGATGTGCGCGTCTACACCCACGACCCGAGCGCACTGACCTCTCGGGCGTTCCTTCACGGTTTCGGTGAACTCGCCGAGCGGGGACTGGTCTTCGAGGCATGGGTCTACTCGCATCAGTTGCCGCAGGTCACCGCTCTGGCCGCGCGCTATCCCGAGGTCACCATCGTGCTGAACCATCTGGCCACACCGGCGGGCGCATTCGGCGGAGTCGGCCGGGAGACCGGACACACCCCCGAGCGGCGCCACGAGCTGCTGCAACGCTGGCGCGACGACATCGCCGAGCTGGCCGCCCACCCGCAGGTGGTCGCGAAGGTGAGCGGACTGGCGATGCCGATCCTCGGGCATCCGGTGCCTCGGCGCGGACACACCACCACCGCCCCGGTACTGGTGGACCGGATCCGCCCGCTGGTCACCCACGCCCTCGACTGCTTCGGCCCCGACCGGCTGATCTGGGGATCGAACTTCCCGGTGGACAAGGCGATCACCACGATCGCCGACAGCGTCGCCGCCGTGTCCACCGCGATCACCGAGCACGGCGGCGACGGCGGCGTTCTCGCCAAGACGTTCCACGACAACGCCGCACGCGTCTACCGCATCGAGCCACCGTCCTGA
- a CDS encoding helical backbone metal receptor codes for MAGACSPDSRRDGATRDDLGTAVALTAPVRRVVSLVPSLTEAVAHTCSETLIAATQWCTHPADLDVERVRGTKNPDVRRIIELAPDVVLCNQEENRRLDVDRLRAAGIAVWVTKIETLDAAFTSLIRLFTTAFARPAPGWLTTAQENWAAPPPEPSCPAVIPIWRNPWMVVGRDTFAGDLATRLGLHLVHADRPDRYPRVTDAELTSGVELAVLPDEPYVFTAHDGPDAFPGIPVALVEGRALTWYGPSLATARADLTRQLAAATTRRA; via the coding sequence ATGGCGGGTGCGTGCTCACCGGATTCCCGGCGTGACGGCGCGACGCGCGACGACCTCGGCACTGCCGTCGCGCTCACCGCGCCCGTCCGCCGGGTGGTCTCCCTGGTGCCCTCACTCACCGAGGCCGTCGCCCACACCTGCTCCGAAACGCTGATCGCGGCGACACAGTGGTGCACACACCCGGCCGATCTGGACGTCGAGCGGGTGCGCGGCACCAAGAACCCCGACGTGCGCCGCATCATCGAATTGGCCCCTGACGTGGTGCTGTGCAACCAGGAGGAGAACCGCCGCCTAGATGTCGACCGCCTGCGCGCCGCCGGTATCGCCGTGTGGGTGACGAAGATCGAAACCCTCGACGCGGCGTTCACCTCCTTGATCAGGCTGTTCACGACCGCATTCGCCCGGCCCGCCCCCGGCTGGCTCACCACCGCGCAGGAGAATTGGGCCGCACCGCCTCCTGAACCATCGTGCCCGGCCGTCATCCCGATCTGGCGCAACCCGTGGATGGTCGTCGGCCGCGACACCTTCGCCGGTGACCTGGCCACTCGCCTCGGCCTGCACCTGGTTCACGCCGATCGCCCCGATCGCTACCCGAGGGTCACCGACGCCGAGCTGACCAGCGGCGTCGAGCTGGCCGTCCTGCCCGACGAGCCCTATGTGTTCACCGCGCACGACGGTCCCGACGCCTTCCCCGGCATCCCCGTCGCCTTGGTCGAAGGCCGCGCGCTGACCTGGTACGGGCCGTCCCTGGCGACCGCGCGCGCCGACCTCACCCGGCAGCTGGCCGCCGCGACGACTCGCCGGGCCTAG